The following coding sequences lie in one Drosophila sulfurigaster albostrigata strain 15112-1811.04 chromosome 2R, ASM2355843v2, whole genome shotgun sequence genomic window:
- the LOC133837555 gene encoding epidermal retinol dehydrogenase 2-like isoform X1: protein MERENQFIILLTALLITMLVLFSPLLLLFIILSKIWECIICKPTKSIADDVAVVTGAAGGLGRAIALELAKRGCHIAVVDVNIEGAEETVRQIHEISKVKAKAYRVNVTSFAEITDLKTNVEQDLGSVTILINNAGILLHSKPLDPAPEDVQRMIDVNLTSHFWTKFAFLPTMKKLRKGNIVTISSVGGILPLAFNTAYTASKFGSTGHMKALRMELALEKQHNIHVTTVMPSFLDTNDEISQMVHAIKANRVYPLIKGKSAANRIVRGMLAEEREIKLPYFVDTLHRILNLLPIKWQEGLILITTSKLFLKFKKNFV from the exons ATGGAGAGAGAAAATcagtttattatattattgactGCATTGCTGATAACTATGCTAGTTTTATTTAGTCCGCTGCTactattattcataattttatcaAAAATCTGGGAATGTATCATTTGCAAACCCACCAAGAGCATCGCAGATGATGTGGCTGTG gtgACCGGGGCTGCAGGTGGATTAGGTCGAGCTATAGCACTGGAACTTGCCAAACGCGGTTGTCACATAGCAGTGGTGGATGTTAACATAGAAGGCGCTGAAGAAACGGTTAGACAAATTCACGAAATATCCAAAGTAAAAGCTAAAGCCTATAGG GTAAATGTTACGAGTTTTGCTGAAATTACTGATCTTAAGACAAATGTTGAGCAAGATCTTGGTTCGGTTACTATTCTCATCAACAATGCGGGTATTCTGTTGCACAGTAAACCTTTAGATCCCGCTCCAGAAGATGTGCAAAGGATGATTGACGTCAATTTGACATCACACTTTTGG ACGAAATTTGCTTTTCTGCCCACAATGAAGAAATTGCGAAAGGGAAACATTGTTACCATCAGTTCAGTGGGAG GTATATTACCCTTGGCCTTTAATACTGCTTATACTGCATCGAAATTTGGTTCCACCGGCCATATGAAGGCGTTGCGAATGGAACTAGCTCTAGAAAAACAGCATAACATCCACGTCACCACGGTAATGCCATCGTTTCTGGACACCAACGATGAGATTTCTCAGATGGTTCACGCAATTAAGGCGAATCGAGTGTATCCCTTGATTAAAGGGAAATCGGCAGCTAATCGCATAGTTCGGGGAATGCTCGCTGAGGAGAGGGAAATAAAACTTCCATATTTTGTCGATACCTTACATCGCATTTTGAA
- the LOC133837555 gene encoding short-chain dehydrogenase/reductase family 16C member 6-like isoform X3, with protein sequence MERENQFIILLTALLITMLVLFSPLLLLFIILSKIWECIICKPTKSIADDVAVVTGAAGGLGRAIALELAKRGCHIAVVDVNIEGAEETVRQIHEISKVKAKAYRVNVTSFAEITDLKTNVEQDLGSVTILINNAGILLHSKPLDPAPEDVQRMIDVNLTSHFWTKFAFLPTMKKLRKGNIVTISSVGDLYYVKVYYPWPLILLILHRNLVPPAI encoded by the exons ATGGAGAGAGAAAATcagtttattatattattgactGCATTGCTGATAACTATGCTAGTTTTATTTAGTCCGCTGCTactattattcataattttatcaAAAATCTGGGAATGTATCATTTGCAAACCCACCAAGAGCATCGCAGATGATGTGGCTGTG gtgACCGGGGCTGCAGGTGGATTAGGTCGAGCTATAGCACTGGAACTTGCCAAACGCGGTTGTCACATAGCAGTGGTGGATGTTAACATAGAAGGCGCTGAAGAAACGGTTAGACAAATTCACGAAATATCCAAAGTAAAAGCTAAAGCCTATAGG GTAAATGTTACGAGTTTTGCTGAAATTACTGATCTTAAGACAAATGTTGAGCAAGATCTTGGTTCGGTTACTATTCTCATCAACAATGCGGGTATTCTGTTGCACAGTAAACCTTTAGATCCCGCTCCAGAAGATGTGCAAAGGATGATTGACGTCAATTTGACATCACACTTTTGG ACGAAATTTGCTTTTCTGCCCACAATGAAGAAATTGCGAAAGGGAAACATTGTTACCATCAGTTCAGTGGGAG ACTTGTATTATGTGAAGGTATATTACCCTTGGCCTTTAATACTGCTTATACTGCATCGAAATTTGGTTCCACCGGCCATATGA